GGAGTTTCGATCGACCTCGACCTGCTGTTCGGCGGGACGAGCGCGCTGGCAAACTTCTCGGGCGGGTTTGAATTGATCGCGTTTTCTTCGTCGACCTACAGCGATGATGAGATCCTCGACTTCGAAAGCGCGATGCTCGACCCGGTCGATATCTGGGCGACGTTCGGGACCGCAGACCCGTACGGCGAGTATGTGCTCGATGGGCCGATGTCCCCGATGCCGACGATGCCCGGCATCCAGACGATCGACTTGCCCGGCGCGATCCCCGATGTCGAGGCCGCCATGGGTTCGTCGCTCTTTATCGTCACCGCCCGGCTGGTCACGTATGACCCCGGGCCCATTGAGGTGCCCGGCGTGCCCGACGCGATCGACCCCTACGAGTACGTCTTCGGCGGGACTGATGTCGTCGCGGGGGGCGGCTCCACGACTCCGCCGCCGCCCCTGGCCATCACAACCTCGCTCGTGCCAGAGCCCGGGTCGCTCGCGGTCTTGTCGCTTGGCGGGCTTGCGCTGCTGCGGCGACGGCGCCGCGATTGACCGTGCGACTCCGAGTTCACACGATGCCCTGTGGGGCCGGCGCCCAGTAGGCGGCGCGCTGGTTCATGAGAGGTGTAACGCGCCGCCCGACCAGCGATGGCTGGGCGGATCGGTGTGTCGTATCGATTCGACCCTTACGAAAACCGTGCTGCATCAATCGGTCTTGCCCGGCTGTTTGAAGGTGAGCAGGATGCTGTTGGTGCCTGTGACGTTTTGTTCGATAGGCGTGATGGAGACGAGCTCCCAGCCCAGTTCGCCGTAGGACTTGAGGATCGCGTTGAGCTCGGGCTGGTCGATGCGCCCACGCGAGAAGAACGTCGAGGTGTCGATGATGCGGGTGCTGTAGTGCCAGATCATGGTGGGGGTCCGGACGCGAGGGGTAGGGAGTCGGCCTACAGTTTACGCCTCGGCGCGCGGCGGCGGTAGTGGGGCACGGCAAAAGAAAATACGGAAAAATGCCGGGCGGGTTGCTGCTGGCGCGCGCACGGTCGGCTTTCGGTTCACTATAGGAGGAGCAGTTTTTTTGGGCTGTCGCGCATCAACAGGCAATGCGCGTGCGGGCCCCAGCTTGGCTGGGATTTGGTTGCAGAGCCGCCGGCGCGCGCAGTATTGGATTTAGAGCCCCAAAAATCTGAGTTTTCAAAAATCCGTGTGATGTAGGCGTTCTGAGTCACCCCGCAGAGCGTCGCTGAGGGCTAGAAGTTTTTGTTGAGCGAAAATGTCATCGTGCCGTAGGAGCGGGACGGGTCGGCGGCGTTGGAGCCGGGTGGGGCGTCGAAGTCGTCGGTGAGGAAGGTGAGTCCCCATGTGAAGTTGAGGGTGTAGGGCCCGTCGTGGTAGGAGATGGAGAGGCCGACCTGCGCCTCGCCGACGAAGGGTTCTTTGTCGATGGAGGGGCTGGGGTTTCGGGTGTTCGAGCCATCGAGGAAGGTGTTGTGCTCGACGTAGCGCCCGCCGATGCGGCCCCAGGCGTACCAGGCCCAGCCCTGTGCGTCGGACGGTCCCCCGGTGGCGGAGGTGAGGTCGTTGATGCGGCCTGCGCCGAAATCGTCGGGCAGGCGGAACCCGACGCGGGCCGAGACGGCGGCCTCGGCGTAGCGGTGGACGCTGCCCAGCGCGAGTCCGGCCTGCGGGATGATCTGCGACTCGACATCGCCCAGCAGCGGCAGGGTGAACTCGCCGGTATCGAAACGCCACTTGCGTCGGTAGTAGAACTGGTAGGCGAACTCATCCTTGAGTTGGTTGTCCCAGCCGCGCGGGCGGCGGCCTTCGAAGGTGTCGTGGACGTACTTCTGGATATCTTCTGCCAGAGACGAGTCGCCGACGACGCCGAGATTGAGTTCGAAGTGGTCGAGGACGGCGGCGTCGTCGCGGCCTTGGTAGTCGGCCTGTCGCTCCCAGAACACGCCGCCGTAGAGGTAGCCGGCGTAGGGCCGGTCGCCAGGGATTGGGGCGGCGGTGCTGATCGAGCGCGGGGTGAAGATCTGCTGCCCCAGGACGTAGCCCGTGGCGGTCCGGGTATGGTCGTGCGCGTCTTCGAACGACTTGGCGAAAGGCATGTAGGACACGATCTGCTCGGCCCAGATCGGCTGGTGGTCGAGCGTGATGGCGAAGCCATTGGTATAGCCGCGGTCGTAGCTGTCGGTCGGGTCGATGAACGCGCCGTCATTTTCCCAGTACACACGAAGTGTCATGGGC
The sequence above is a segment of the Phycisphaeraceae bacterium D3-23 genome. Coding sequences within it:
- a CDS encoding PEP-CTERM sorting domain-containing protein (PEP-CTERM proteins occur, often in large numbers, in the proteomes of bacteria that also encode an exosortase, a predicted intramembrane cysteine proteinase. The presence of a PEP-CTERM domain at a protein's C-terminus predicts cleavage within the sorting domain, followed by covalent anchoring to some some component of the (usually Gram-negative) cell surface. Many PEP-CTERM proteins exhibit an unusual sequence composition that includes large numbers of potential glycosylation sites. Expression of one such protein has been shown restore the ability of a bacterium to form floc, a type of biofilm.), whose protein sequence is MPVFCPSRVCVAACLLSCVFVPAAGAAEFEVFADQVGGFYGPYLPTDFSDPMDTPPIPMPDNMETFQNYFMGRTSSITGFTSPERRVFFIYDLTGTPLPAGEVVTGVSIDLDLLFGGTSALANFSGGFELIAFSSSTYSDDEILDFESAMLDPVDIWATFGTADPYGEYVLDGPMSPMPTMPGIQTIDLPGAIPDVEAAMGSSLFIVTARLVTYDPGPIEVPGVPDAIDPYEYVFGGTDVVAGGGSTTPPPPLAITTSLVPEPGSLAVLSLGGLALLRRRRRD
- a CDS encoding DUF4177 domain-containing protein; amino-acid sequence: MIWHYSTRIIDTSTFFSRGRIDQPELNAILKSYGELGWELVSITPIEQNVTGTNSILLTFKQPGKTD
- a CDS encoding lipid A deacylase LpxR family protein; its protein translation is MKTTPRHATFRTRNAAATLALRLAIALASATPALGQPETETQAGADQTPPMRPVIQTVPEPDCALLAALPEIATQPMTLRVYWENDGAFIDPTDSYDRGYTNGFAITLDHQPIWAEQIVSYMPFAKSFEDAHDHTRTATGYVLGQQIFTPRSISTAAPIPGDRPYAGYLYGGVFWERQADYQGRDDAAVLDHFELNLGVVGDSSLAEDIQKYVHDTFEGRRPRGWDNQLKDEFAYQFYYRRKWRFDTGEFTLPLLGDVESQIIPQAGLALGSVHRYAEAAVSARVGFRLPDDFGAGRINDLTSATGGPSDAQGWAWYAWGRIGGRYVEHNTFLDGSNTRNPSPSIDKEPFVGEAQVGLSISYHDGPYTLNFTWGLTFLTDDFDAPPGSNAADPSRSYGTMTFSLNKNF